The genome window CGCGCCGACCACAAAACCCGCGAGATCGAATTCGTCCTCTTTCATCGTACCGGGATGTTCCGCGGTTTCTCCTCCGAGCAAGGAAGCGTTGGACAACTTACATCCGTGAACGATACCCGCGACGATCTTTTCCATTTTTTCGGGATCGAGTTTTCCGCAGGCGATATAATCCAAAAAGAAAAGAGGTTCTCCCCCGCAGACAAGAATGTCGTTTACGCACATCGCGACGAGATCGATTCCCACCGTGTCGAAGGTATTCAAAAGACGAGCGAGTTCGATTTTTGTTCCGACACCGTCGGTTCCGGAAAGTAGAATGGGTTGATTGTATTTTTTAAGAACGCTGACGTCGTAGGCTCCTGCAAAACCGCCGAGGCCGCCGAGAACTCTCGGGCCGTGTGTGGATTCCACGTTTTGTTTGATCTTTCGGACGAACTCTTGTCCTTTTTCAGTGTCCACACCCGCACTTTTGTATGTGATCTTTTCTTCCATTCCCAAAGTCCCGACTCTTTTTTAGGAATAGCTTGAGAAATAGGAGATCCCTGCACACAAAAAAAAACCGGACTCTTAAGGGAAATCCGGCACTTAAGGACGAAGATTCGGGAATTCAGGAAATCATTTCATTTGGTCGATCTGCTCCATTGCGGCTAATTCTTCTTTTGCGGCCGTTCTTGCTTTCAGATTCGTATCGCCCGGTTTTAAATCCACGGCTTGTCCGGCTTCGATCAAAACTTTTGCGTTGTCGGATTTACGGGTGATCTCGACGGCTCCTTCACGAACCGCAAAGGTTCCCGATTCGTCTTTGCCGTTCACTCTTCCCCAAAATTGAGTTCCGCGAACTGCGGCCACAACGGTAGGAGTGTCGACGAGCAGGCTCTGGCCTTTCGCGAGTTTGCCGGCCTTAATCAAAACGTTTCCTTCGCTCACTTGAAAGGAAGCGCTATCCGCGTTGAGTTCCGCCAAGGTCGCCGTGCTTCCCCCCAAAAGACGGAAACTTCCCAGTTTGGAAGTAAGATCCAAAACCGCATCGGCATCGGTTTTCACGGATTGTTTTTCGGTCACGTTTGCGAGCGGAGAAAGTTCCTTTCCTGTTTCGACGACGGAAGCCTTTCCTTTGAGAAAGGTAACGACTGCGTCGGAACTTTCGGCCGCTTGGCGTTTACAAACCGTGCAAAGAGAAAGAACAGCGATCGCTGTTAGTAAACGGATCATAGTTACTCCGAGATGAATCCTCTATGGAGGAGTTTTCGTATTATACTCTAGTTCGAAAAAAACGGATCGAATTTTTAGAGGAAAGTTAGGAAATTTATTTCAAAAAAAGAAAAACGGTTTTTGGAAATTTATTTCCAAAGAAAGCGCTTTTAAAAATTAGGAAAAAAATTTCCCGGATGCGGAGAAGTCGGATTCTCCCGTTACGATCAAAAATTCCGCGCCGGACGCGGTGGTGAATTTTTTGTGTTTGGATCCCGCGTTCGCCCTGTGGAAATCTCCGGCTTGCATCGTAGCTCCCGCGATGTTTAAGTCGCCTTTTATCAAAAGACAATCCTCGGCGCTACTATGAGAATGCGCTGGAAAAACCGCGTTCGGTTCCATCCGTATCATGAGCGTTACGGTTTGTCGCTTTGTATCGTGGTTGAGAATTTTGTATTCCACTCCCTCGAACGGACTCTTTTTCCAGAGAGAGATTTCGCC of Leptospira sanjuanensis contains these proteins:
- the lsa19 gene encoding adhesin Lsa19, producing MIRLLTAIAVLSLCTVCKRQAAESSDAVVTFLKGKASVVETGKELSPLANVTEKQSVKTDADAVLDLTSKLGSFRLLGGSTATLAELNADSASFQVSEGNVLIKAGKLAKGQSLLVDTPTVVAAVRGTQFWGRVNGKDESGTFAVREGAVEITRKSDNAKVLIEAGQAVDLKPGDTNLKARTAAKEELAAMEQIDQMK
- a CDS encoding cupin domain-containing protein, with the translated sequence MTSHSNPEPRERWEDFVFPNEVFDPSPTNAELEEIFHLQALSSLNEILPESSVRDTIISSFLVDGTPAEDFLFVRDGEISLWKKSPFEGVEYKILNHDTKRQTVTLMIRMEPNAVFPAHSHSSAEDCLLIKGDLNIAGATMQAGDFHRANAGSKHKKFTTASGAEFLIVTGESDFSASGKFFS